From Pandoraea norimbergensis, the proteins below share one genomic window:
- a CDS encoding flagellar brake protein, whose amino-acid sequence MQSTCIASGYPGFVAVNRRELDAHVPLSWPLFDADGTPLLAAGERLPSEADLDWLFTMFAPHRPLPEGASTGEAAGRSEAANSASPLDTASSSASTVYLHGLPVPLPIGAWLQVRVAPDAETMRVRARLIGRAPNGMLIITPPAAGDTRLPVAAGDKLALWTFPGDNLYEFTCDVHSVHHGPFDYVVLSRPSQVRETPVRRTPRVDTRLVARLSPLDESSRASFTRMLADPEDTPEWLVLVRDISADGAGIVAKTALPDGCTHVAMQFRVPIGADVVPILGMAAVRGTEGPRADGTWVYGLEFMQMDTRNKAAIRCYVYESRLTDPRASQ is encoded by the coding sequence ATGCAATCGACTTGTATCGCGTCAGGCTATCCGGGGTTCGTGGCGGTCAATCGCCGCGAGCTTGACGCACATGTTCCACTCTCCTGGCCTTTGTTCGACGCCGACGGTACGCCGTTGCTGGCGGCCGGCGAGCGTTTGCCCTCAGAGGCCGATCTCGATTGGCTGTTCACCATGTTCGCGCCGCACCGGCCGCTGCCCGAAGGGGCCAGCACGGGCGAAGCGGCAGGACGCAGCGAGGCCGCCAATTCGGCATCGCCGCTCGACACGGCCTCTTCCAGCGCTTCGACGGTGTATCTGCACGGCTTGCCCGTGCCGTTGCCGATCGGCGCGTGGTTGCAGGTGCGTGTGGCACCCGATGCCGAAACCATGCGGGTGCGCGCGCGGTTGATCGGCCGGGCACCGAACGGCATGCTGATCATCACGCCACCGGCGGCGGGCGACACGCGGCTGCCTGTGGCCGCTGGCGACAAGCTCGCCCTCTGGACGTTTCCCGGCGACAACCTTTACGAGTTCACGTGCGACGTGCACAGCGTGCACCACGGGCCGTTCGATTACGTGGTGCTCTCGCGGCCGTCGCAGGTGCGTGAGACGCCCGTGCGGCGCACGCCGCGCGTCGATACCCGGCTGGTCGCGCGACTGTCGCCGCTCGACGAAAGCTCGCGCGCGTCGTTCACGCGCATGCTGGCCGACCCGGAGGACACCCCGGAGTGGCTGGTGCTTGTGCGCGACATCAGCGCTGACGGCGCGGGCATTGTCGCCAAGACGGCGTTGCCCGACGGATGCACCCACGTGGCCATGCAGTTCCGTGTGCCTATCGGTGCGGATGTCGTGCCGATTCTCGGCATGGCGGCTGTGCGAGGCACGGAAGGGCCGCGTGCCGACGGGACGTGGGTCTATGGGCTGGA